A region from the uncultured Holophaga sp. genome encodes:
- a CDS encoding TlyA family RNA methyltransferase, whose translation MAKLRLDQLLVQRGLCETRAKAQARILAGEVLVEDRPVTKAGTAIPEEAPIRLRGENLPYVSRGGLKLAGALDGFGIDPAGLICFDAGSSTGGFTDCLLQRGALRVYAVDVGTNQLHWKLRSDPRVVSMEQVNLRLWEPSAIPETCSLLVADLSFISLKLAIPPILPSLRNDARAILLVKPQFEAGREDVGSGGIVRDPAVHQRVIREIWAFFSDSPLRPQAFMESPIRGGEGNLEFLLLLEKGGPCRPFPEACA comes from the coding sequence ATGGCCAAGCTCCGTCTCGATCAACTCCTCGTCCAGCGCGGGCTCTGCGAGACCCGGGCCAAGGCCCAGGCACGGATCCTCGCCGGTGAGGTTCTGGTGGAGGACCGGCCAGTGACGAAGGCGGGCACAGCCATCCCCGAGGAGGCGCCCATCCGTCTCCGGGGAGAGAACCTGCCTTATGTGAGCCGTGGGGGGCTCAAACTGGCAGGGGCCCTGGATGGCTTCGGGATCGACCCTGCCGGACTGATCTGCTTCGATGCGGGCTCAAGCACAGGTGGTTTTACGGACTGCCTGCTGCAGCGGGGGGCGCTCAGGGTCTATGCCGTGGATGTGGGTACGAATCAGCTGCACTGGAAGCTGCGGAGCGACCCCAGGGTTGTCTCCATGGAGCAGGTCAATCTCAGGTTGTGGGAGCCGTCAGCCATTCCGGAGACCTGCAGCCTCCTGGTGGCCGACCTGAGCTTCATCAGCCTCAAGCTGGCCATTCCGCCCATCCTTCCGAGTCTGCGGAACGACGCCCGGGCCATTCTCCTGGTCAAGCCCCAGTTCGAGGCGGGAAGGGAGGATGTGGGCAGTGGGGGCATCGTCCGGGATCCGGCGGTACATCAGCGGGTGATCCGGGAGATCTGGGCCTTCTTCTCCGATTCACCCTTGAGGCCCCAGGCCTTCATGGAGAGCCCCATCCGCGGCGGCGAGGGAAACCTGGAGTTCCTCCTCCTCTTGGAGAAGGGTGGGCCATGCCGTCCTTTTCCGGAGGCCTGCGCCTGA
- the feoB gene encoding ferrous iron transport protein B, giving the protein MLTIALAGNPNCGKTSLFNALTGARQHVGNWPGVTVERRAGSFRLLDGSEATVVDLPGTYSLSARSEDERIAATYLAEAEVDLIVNVVDAANLERNLYLTTQLLDLRKPMVLVLNMADEARARGLEIDQATISTLLGCPVVSTVASTGEGLAELKAAVATPSGVNWNNLAQVGFGQDIEDEVLRLEEEILRDEHLAEIRKPRRLALRLLEGATDALELVARSHAHKAIQARLETSQAFLEGHLGADAATLLTEHRYGFARGLMMEAVRGGDLGQTDRSSRMDRVLTHRFWGFPIFLAVMVAVYALTFVVGKYPQDWIGSLFGWLQHFLGDHLPQGELTSLLANGIIPGVGSVVVFVPVIMILMACISFLEDSGYMARAAFIMDRLMHKMGLHGKSFISLIMGLGCNAPAIQATRTIEARSDRLITILVNPLISCSARLPVYILFAGAFFKPVQGALVVVGMHVLGFVLAILMGKLLRLTLFRHDQAPFVMELPPYRVPLLRTTCLHGWEKGFIFLKKAGTVIFAGAVLIWFFSQYPGISDKNLAVERHRLEQEVRARHLDPGAEQTALDDLDFAFQGRIMNQSYAARFGKLIQPVFRPIFDPDHRRAEAWKDGVALTAGFVAKEIVVGTLGVLNQAREEGDQGRLSPLQQSLRDSSGLTPLTAIAFMVFTLIYIPCLGTVGIIRKETQSWGWTGFSVGYGLVLAWVLAWIIVTLGKAIGMG; this is encoded by the coding sequence ATGCTGACCATTGCCCTCGCCGGCAATCCCAATTGCGGGAAGACCTCCCTCTTCAATGCCCTCACCGGTGCCCGGCAGCATGTGGGCAACTGGCCCGGCGTCACCGTCGAACGTCGGGCAGGCTCCTTCCGCCTGCTGGATGGCAGCGAAGCCACGGTGGTGGACCTCCCGGGGACCTACTCCCTCTCCGCCCGCAGCGAGGATGAGCGCATCGCCGCTACCTACCTGGCCGAAGCGGAGGTGGATCTCATCGTCAACGTCGTCGATGCCGCCAACCTGGAGCGGAACCTCTACCTCACGACCCAGCTGCTGGATCTGCGCAAGCCCATGGTCCTCGTCCTCAACATGGCCGACGAGGCCCGGGCCCGCGGCCTGGAGATCGACCAGGCCACCATCTCCACCCTCCTGGGCTGTCCGGTGGTCAGCACTGTGGCCAGCACCGGAGAGGGCCTGGCAGAGCTGAAGGCCGCCGTCGCCACCCCCAGTGGCGTCAACTGGAACAATCTTGCCCAAGTCGGCTTTGGCCAGGACATTGAGGATGAGGTCCTGCGCCTGGAAGAGGAGATCCTGCGGGACGAGCACCTCGCCGAGATCCGGAAGCCCCGCCGCCTGGCCCTCCGTCTCCTGGAGGGGGCCACTGATGCCCTGGAACTCGTGGCCCGGAGCCATGCCCACAAGGCCATCCAAGCCCGTCTTGAGACCAGCCAGGCCTTTCTGGAGGGCCACCTGGGCGCAGACGCCGCGACCCTGCTCACCGAGCACCGCTACGGGTTTGCCCGCGGCCTGATGATGGAAGCCGTCCGGGGCGGAGATCTGGGCCAGACGGACCGGTCCTCCCGGATGGACCGGGTCCTGACCCACCGATTCTGGGGCTTTCCCATCTTCCTGGCGGTGATGGTGGCGGTGTATGCCCTGACCTTCGTGGTGGGCAAATACCCCCAGGACTGGATCGGCTCCCTCTTCGGGTGGCTCCAGCACTTCCTCGGGGATCACCTTCCCCAGGGTGAGCTGACCAGCCTCCTGGCCAACGGCATCATCCCGGGTGTGGGTTCGGTGGTGGTCTTCGTCCCCGTCATCATGATCCTCATGGCCTGCATCAGCTTCCTGGAGGACTCGGGCTACATGGCCCGGGCAGCCTTCATCATGGATCGCCTCATGCACAAGATGGGCCTCCACGGAAAGAGCTTCATCTCCCTGATCATGGGCCTGGGCTGCAACGCCCCAGCCATCCAGGCCACCCGGACCATCGAGGCCAGGAGCGACCGCCTCATCACCATCCTGGTGAACCCCCTGATCTCCTGCTCGGCCCGTCTGCCGGTCTACATCCTCTTCGCCGGAGCCTTCTTCAAGCCCGTCCAGGGTGCACTGGTGGTGGTGGGCATGCACGTCCTGGGCTTCGTCCTGGCCATCCTCATGGGCAAGCTCCTTCGCCTGACCCTCTTCCGCCATGACCAAGCCCCCTTCGTCATGGAGCTGCCCCCCTACCGCGTGCCCCTGCTCCGCACCACCTGCCTCCATGGTTGGGAGAAGGGGTTCATCTTCCTCAAGAAAGCGGGAACCGTGATCTTCGCTGGGGCCGTGCTCATCTGGTTCTTCAGCCAGTACCCGGGCATCAGCGACAAGAATCTTGCTGTCGAGCGCCACCGTCTGGAGCAGGAGGTCCGGGCAAGGCACCTTGATCCCGGTGCTGAACAGACTGCACTGGACGACCTGGACTTCGCCTTCCAGGGCCGGATCATGAACCAGAGCTATGCTGCCCGTTTCGGGAAACTGATCCAGCCCGTCTTCCGGCCCATCTTCGACCCTGACCACAGGCGGGCCGAGGCCTGGAAGGATGGCGTGGCCCTCACCGCGGGCTTCGTGGCCAAGGAAATCGTGGTGGGCACCCTCGGTGTGCTGAACCAGGCCCGGGAAGAGGGGGATCAGGGCAGACTCAGCCCCCTCCAGCAGAGTCTCCGTGACAGCTCCGGCCTCACCCCCCTCACTGCCATCGCCTTCATGGTGTTCACCCTGATCTACATCCCCTGCCTGGGCACGGTGGGCATCATCCGGAAGGAGACCCAGAGCTGGGGGTGGACAGGCTTCAGCGTTGGCTACGGGCTGGTCCTCGCCTGGGTCCTCGCCTGGATCATCGTCACTCTGGGCAAGGCCATCGGCATGGGCTGA
- a CDS encoding FeoB-associated Cys-rich membrane protein: MQTLIIILIVLACGAYLLRGILRKKPGKGGCDGNCGGGCSCG, translated from the coding sequence ATGCAGACCTTGATCATCATCCTCATCGTGCTGGCCTGCGGAGCCTACCTGCTCCGTGGCATCCTCAGAAAGAAGCCAGGCAAGGGCGGCTGCGACGGCAACTGCGGCGGCGGCTGCTCCTGCGGCTGA
- a CDS encoding transporter: MKSLSLALPAILLAAPLLKAEEPQAGAVRSIVTTPAGLTEKGVLQLELGATQVRAKDESREGGITAQFDLGVCSWLDLRFGWNAHAWNRSSDGDSNRGVSDPYIGGQLLFAAQDKAGIDLGLAYSHVIPRASEAKGLSSGFHEDTLLVTMSRAMGRWALDANAGVTRTRVEDGSRKATQKVGSLAVTYAPAAGWNLTLDHYGVAKSDLGDRELGSILALSCEVSDRLTVDMSVEHGWAEASPRYALNAGLVYRIGKLWGK; the protein is encoded by the coding sequence ATGAAGAGCCTCAGCCTTGCCCTCCCAGCCATCCTCCTCGCGGCCCCCCTCTTGAAGGCTGAAGAGCCCCAGGCGGGAGCCGTGCGCTCCATCGTCACCACCCCCGCAGGGCTCACAGAGAAGGGTGTTCTCCAGCTGGAACTGGGCGCGACCCAGGTTCGGGCCAAAGATGAGAGCCGGGAAGGCGGCATCACCGCCCAGTTCGATCTCGGAGTGTGCTCCTGGCTGGACCTCCGCTTCGGTTGGAACGCCCATGCCTGGAATCGCTCCTCGGATGGGGACTCCAACCGCGGGGTGAGCGATCCCTATATCGGGGGGCAGCTGCTCTTCGCTGCCCAGGACAAGGCGGGAATCGACCTGGGATTGGCCTATTCCCATGTCATCCCCCGAGCCAGCGAAGCCAAGGGACTGAGCTCAGGCTTCCATGAGGACACGCTGCTGGTGACGATGAGCCGCGCCATGGGGCGCTGGGCCCTGGACGCCAATGCCGGCGTGACCCGGACCCGAGTCGAGGATGGCAGTCGGAAGGCCACCCAGAAGGTGGGCTCACTGGCGGTGACCTATGCACCCGCCGCGGGCTGGAACCTGACTCTGGACCACTATGGTGTGGCCAAATCCGACCTGGGGGACCGGGAGCTCGGCAGCATCCTGGCACTCAGCTGCGAGGTGAGTGACAGACTCACAGTGGATATGAGTGTTGAGCACGGGTGGGCCGAGGCCTCTCCCCGCTATGCCCTCAATGCCGGGCTCGTCTACCGGATCGGGAAGCTCTGGGGCAAGTGA
- a CDS encoding ATP-binding protein, giving the protein MSFPMDIQRSSALQDACPFIGPQILHHAVQAAPVMVFLNREDGRIAYVNQEASTTLGYSREELLSMTIPDLVEDFDIQSFRAHVGDLAKVDAMTFEAIHLAKDGRRIPVEVRTILMEVNGERMTCAYATDITRRKQVEQELRRSQRMDSLGQLASGIAHDLKNMLSPVLLGAQLMETDAPSPEKQRLACNMANQIKRCNAFLNQLMTFARGSAGHRERLALVPLIEETLALCTSSFPRNIEIRTSLPSGLPEVVGNPTQLEQVMMNLLVNARDAMPEGGCLEVELGTELASDGHSCLSLQVRDTGIGIPEELRERIFEPFVTTKPAGRGTGLGLSTTIGIIRSHGGRIEVESQPGQGSCFTVLLPSAS; this is encoded by the coding sequence ATGTCCTTCCCTATGGACATCCAGAGGAGTTCTGCCCTTCAGGATGCCTGCCCCTTCATCGGGCCCCAGATTCTGCACCACGCTGTGCAGGCGGCACCCGTCATGGTCTTCCTCAACCGAGAGGACGGACGGATCGCCTATGTCAACCAGGAGGCCTCAACCACCCTGGGTTACTCCCGTGAGGAGTTGCTGAGCATGACTATTCCGGATCTGGTGGAGGACTTCGACATCCAGAGCTTTCGAGCGCACGTCGGGGACCTTGCCAAGGTGGACGCCATGACCTTTGAGGCCATCCACCTGGCCAAGGATGGCCGACGGATCCCCGTGGAGGTCCGCACCATCCTCATGGAAGTCAACGGTGAGCGCATGACCTGCGCCTATGCCACCGATATCACCCGGCGGAAGCAGGTGGAGCAGGAGCTGAGGCGGAGCCAGCGGATGGACAGCCTCGGGCAATTGGCCAGCGGCATAGCCCATGACCTCAAGAACATGCTGTCCCCGGTCCTCCTGGGGGCCCAGCTCATGGAGACTGATGCCCCCAGTCCCGAAAAGCAGCGGCTTGCCTGCAACATGGCCAATCAGATCAAGCGATGCAATGCATTTCTCAATCAACTTATGACCTTTGCCCGCGGATCAGCGGGCCACCGGGAGCGTCTCGCCCTGGTCCCTTTGATCGAAGAGACTCTGGCCCTCTGCACCAGCAGCTTCCCCCGGAATATCGAGATCCGGACCTCCCTCCCCTCAGGGCTGCCTGAAGTCGTGGGCAATCCGACCCAGCTGGAGCAGGTCATGATGAATCTTCTGGTCAATGCCCGCGATGCCATGCCCGAGGGGGGCTGCCTGGAGGTGGAGCTGGGAACCGAGCTGGCCTCGGATGGCCACTCCTGCCTTTCGCTGCAGGTGAGGGATACCGGCATCGGGATTCCGGAGGAGCTGCGGGAACGCATCTTCGAGCCCTTTGTCACCACCAAGCCCGCGGGGCGGGGTACCGGCCTGGGGCTCTCCACCACCATCGGCATCATCCGGAGCCACGGTGGCCGCATTGAGGTGGAGAGCCAGCCGGGGCAGGGGAGCTGCTTCACGGTGCTCCTGCCCAGCGCCTCCTGA
- the elbB gene encoding isoprenoid biosynthesis glyoxalase ElbB yields MSHSPRVAVVLAGSGHMDGAEIREAVFALLALDQQGVEVQCFAPDAPQHHVVNHATGQEATGSRNVLEEASRIARKGNCLPLADARVEDFDALVLPGGFGVAKNLCDFAFQGAAGKVIPDLEALVNGFFNAGKPVGAICIAPALVGLCLASAGRKGRLTLGDGAQVQAAMEALGHTYVPVPSPREVVIDEENRLVTTAAYMFDDARLSDVWTGIERCVTEVLRRR; encoded by the coding sequence ATGTCCCATTCCCCTCGCGTCGCTGTGGTACTGGCCGGAAGCGGCCACATGGACGGTGCGGAGATCCGTGAGGCGGTCTTCGCCCTTCTGGCCTTGGACCAGCAGGGGGTGGAGGTGCAGTGCTTCGCCCCCGATGCCCCTCAGCACCATGTGGTCAATCACGCCACAGGACAGGAAGCCACCGGAAGCCGCAATGTCCTTGAGGAGGCGAGTCGCATCGCCCGCAAAGGGAACTGCCTTCCCCTTGCCGACGCCCGGGTCGAAGATTTCGACGCCCTGGTCCTGCCCGGGGGCTTTGGCGTGGCCAAGAACCTCTGTGACTTCGCCTTCCAGGGTGCTGCAGGCAAAGTGATCCCGGACCTGGAGGCCCTGGTGAACGGTTTCTTCAATGCAGGCAAACCCGTAGGCGCCATTTGCATCGCCCCGGCACTGGTGGGTCTGTGTCTCGCCTCGGCGGGGCGGAAGGGCCGTCTCACCCTGGGGGACGGTGCACAGGTCCAAGCGGCCATGGAAGCCCTCGGGCACACCTATGTGCCGGTTCCTTCCCCCAGGGAGGTGGTGATCGATGAGGAGAACAGACTGGTCACGACGGCGGCCTACATGTTTGATGACGCCCGCCTGAGCGACGTCTGGACAGGTATTGAGCGCTGTGTCACCGAGGTCCTCCGGAGGAGGTAG